The following coding sequences are from one Humulus lupulus chromosome X, drHumLupu1.1, whole genome shotgun sequence window:
- the LOC133803633 gene encoding uncharacterized protein LOC133803633, translating into MTSIFRRRNNSNQDQENDPSQREIKLNELKAAIGPLSGHSLQYCTDACFKRYLEARNWNVDKSKKMLEETLKWRSTFKPEDIRWEDIAVEGETGKIYRANFHDRQGRSVLILRPAKQNTASLDNQMRHLVYLIENAILNLPEGEEQMAWLIDFTGWTLSTSVPIKSARETVNILQNHYPERLAVAFLYNPPRIFEAFWKIVKYFLDAKTFHKVKFVYPKNKDSVELMKQYFDEENLPTDFGGKAVLNYDYEEFSRLMVQDDAKYVALHSSNEKLSQATNGYSGAEVAPEPAS; encoded by the exons ATGACCAGCATTTTTCGTCGACGGAATAATTCTAATCAAGATCAGGAGAATGATCCATCGCAGCGTGAAATAAAG CTAAATGAGCTCAAGGCTGCTATTGGCCCACTTAGCGGACACAGTTTACAATACTGTACCGATGCATGCTTTAAGAGATACTTGGAAGCTCGGAATTGGAATGTCGACAAATCAAAGAAAATGCTGGAAGagacgcttaaatggagatcaaCTTTTAAGCCTGAAGACATCCGATGG GAGGATATAGCAGTAGAAGGTGAGACTGGAAAAATCTACCGGGCAAATTTTCATGATCGGCAAGGGAGGAGTGTTCTAATATTAAGACCGGCAAAACAG AACACTGCATCATTAGACAATCAGATGCGACATCTTGTGTATCTCATAGAGAATGCCATCCTAAACCTTCCAGAGGGTGAAGAACAGATGGCATGGTTGATAGACTTCACTGGCTGGACATTGAGTACAAGTGTGCCGATCAAATCAGCTCGTGAAACTGTAAACATTTTACAGAACCACTACCCTGAGAGGCTAGCTGTGGCTTTCCTATACAACCCCCCACGGATTTTTGAAGCATTCTGGAAG ATTGTCAAGTATTTCTTGGACGCCAAGACCTTCCACAAGGTCAAGTTTGTTTACCCCAAGAACAAAGATAGCGTGGAGCTTATGAAGCAATATTTTGACGAGGAGAATCTTCCCACAGACTTTGGTGGAAAAGCCGTTTTGAATTATGACTACGAAGAGTTCTCAAGATTAATGGTCCAAGATGATGCCAAATATGTTGCTTTACATAGTTCCAACGAGAAGCTCAGCCAGGCCACCAATGGGTACTCTGGGGCTGAAGTTGCTCCTGAACCAGCTAGTTGA
- the LOC133807057 gene encoding uncharacterized protein At1g01500-like, whose protein sequence is MNGHCDSQNNGEVDDHGLQVTRYSAYQPCNKLSPPWFELRVFYVRVSNFKVDDSSPEFLTLNHIPLSPDSLLEVNGSRTSIYSDGVSSLLRRDRADRKSEEATFVSTDSIRLTGSLKFEVFDKEDLILSGVLEMSNCNGCTGESKHSAKRWSMNCNSDITAAAGFLRGKHLAGCDLPAPTIEVYVAGCFSGTPIILTKTLQLCFRKKHVRKGMLDAIPENEATECQKGEASGLDLQLAAYRNYKPENEEYNDMYWRRTEYMDSEDGELSWFNAGVRVGVGIGLGICLGVGIGVGLLVRTYQSTTRNFKRRLL, encoded by the exons ATGAATGGTCATTGTGATTCACAAAACAATGGCGAAGTGGATGACCACGGCCTTCAGGTTACTAGATACTCTGCATATCAGCCCTGTAATAAATTATCACCTCCTTGGTTTGAATTGAGAGTCTTCTATGTGAGGGTCAGTAATTTTAAGGTTGACGATTCGAGCCCGGAGTTTCTAACTCTTAACCATATTCCTCTGAGCCCTGATTCCCTTTTGGAAGTTAATGGCTCTAGAACAAGCATTTACTCTGATGGGGTTTCATCCCTTCTTAGAAGGGATAGGGCGGATAGAAAATCAGAAGAAGCTACATTTGTGAGCACAGACAGTATAAGGTTAACGGGGAGTTTGAAATTTGAGGTGTTTGACAAAGAAGATCTCATTCTCTCTGGGGTTCTTGAGATGTCTAACTGTAATGGTTGTACTGGGGAATCAAAACACAGTGCCAAGCGTTGGAGCATGAATTGCAATTCGGATATTACTGCTGCTGCTGGCTTCTTGAGGGGAAAACATCTTGCTGGCTGTGATTTGCCCGCGCCAACAATCGAGGTCTACGTTGCAGGCTGCTTCTCTGGAACCCCAATTATCTTAACCAAGACTTTGCAGCTTTGTTTTCGTAAGAAACATGTTAGGAAAGGCATGTTAGATGCAATTCCGGAGAATGAGGCGACTGAATGCCAGAAAGGTGAAGCTTCTGGGCTTGATCTGCAG TTAGCGGCATATCGAAACTACAAACCAGAAAATGAGGAATACAATGATATGTACTGGAGAAGAACAGAATATATGGACAGTGAAGATGGTGAGCTCTCATGGTTTAACGCGGGAGTTAGAGTTGGAGTTGGAATTGGACTCGGCATATGTCTTGGAGTTGGTATAGGAGTTGGTTTGTTGGTCCGTACTTACCAATCAACAACTCGTAACTTTAAAAGGAGACTTCTGTGA